A segment of the Pedobacter faecalis genome:
AACCTTCCATTACCTCATTGATAAACAGCTTGCCCTCAATAAAAAGCGTACTGGCACCAATGCCCCCGTACTGCGTGCTCACATATTTCAGCTTATAATCTTCAATCTCCGATTCGGGCACATACTCCGTGTACGGGTCCAGGTCTTCCAGCATAGCATCTATGCCGGCTTTCATCAAATCTGAGGGATTAGTTTCGTCGACATAATTGATATTGATCTCCTTGTACAGCGCAGCAAAAACATCGAGATTTTTAGAGACCTGGAAAAGGTCCTCTTTAAACGACCAGCTGCCGACTGAAAAAGCGACCAGCGAAATAACCGCAGCTATCTTGTATTGTTTCTTCATCACACCTCCTAATTGCAATACAAAATAGTAATTTATTGCAGAAGATGCAATTACAATCTGTTTCCGTCCGGATCGGACAAGGCTTTCCTGATCGTAAACTCAATATACGTACGGTCTCTTTTTACAAGATCCATCAGCTGCTCGACCAGCTGATCCTCCTGTCCGGGAACAAAAACCAGGTCAGCGTTTGCCAGCTCGCGGTATTTACGTAAAAACTTTATTTTCACCTTTTGCCAGGACTCGGAGGTAAGTGTAAAATCTGCCATAGCACAAAAATAGAAAATTTATCGTAACCCGCACCGACATCCTAATAAGGGAAACTTATTTTGCCCATCGATACGGCAGGTATGCCGATCGCGGCCGAAAAGTCCTGCCCCTGGCCCACCAGTGTCTCATTGGCCAGCAAGGCAAACAGCGCAGCCTCCTTAGCATCCGGATCAAAACCAAGATCCTTTGTCGTGAAGAAATCACAACCCGGCAGCAAGGCGTGCAATCGTCTCACCAAAAGCGGATTGTGCATACCACCCCCACTCAAATAAATGGCCGGCCTGGGCTCACCGCCTGCCAGATCACTTTCCAAGAGACAGCGTTCCACAGCGGCCGCGATTGCCCGCGCAGTAAAGGCCGATAAAGTCGCCATCACATCCTCATTGCTTAGCTGTAATGTAGCTGAACCTTCCATAGCCTCTCTGAGCAGATCCAGATTAAACAGCTCCGGCCCCGTCGTTTTCGGGAAACCGGCCGCTAAAAACGGCGTGAGCATCAGTTCCCCGAGCAGACTTTCACTTACCTTGCCCCGACTAGCTACCGCTGCGTCGCGATCGAACGCCACACCATAATGCTGCTGCATAAACTGGTCCATCAGCGTGTTGCCCGGTCCTACATCGGTAGAAAACATAGGCTTCCCTGCGTCACCTGGCAAAAAAGTAAAGTTGGCAATACCGCCTATGTTGAGCATAAACCTCACTTCACCCGGTTCTGAAAACAGCAGATAATCGCCATAAACCGCAAGCGGTGCGCCCTCGCCACCGGCCGCCACATGCTTCTGCCTGAAATCACTGATCGTGATGATACCCGTGCGGACCGCAATGTGATCGCCGTCGCCAATCTGCAAGGTCGCGTCGGGATACTCCTCGAGCCCGTGCAACGAAGCAGGCGCATGAAAGATCGTCTGACCGTGACTGGCTATTACATCGACCTCACCGGCTTCGATGCCCCACAACTTGAGCGTATCCAGAATCATCCCGGCATGTGTAATTGCAATCTTTTCGTTCATCAGCGCAACCATCTGGAGGTCGACCGCCCTTTTCGAAAAAACCTGCT
Coding sequences within it:
- a CDS encoding anhydro-N-acetylmuramic acid kinase yields the protein MNRNWTKIFEIVNKPGRLIIGLMSGTSLDGLDIALCRIIGSGLSTTLQLERFTTIAYADELKAEIKQVFSKRAVDLQMVALMNEKIAITHAGMILDTLKLWGIEAGEVDVIASHGQTIFHAPASLHGLEEYPDATLQIGDGDHIAVRTGIITISDFRQKHVAAGGEGAPLAVYGDYLLFSEPGEVRFMLNIGGIANFTFLPGDAGKPMFSTDVGPGNTLMDQFMQQHYGVAFDRDAAVASRGKVSESLLGELMLTPFLAAGFPKTTGPELFNLDLLREAMEGSATLQLSNEDVMATLSAFTARAIAAAVERCLLESDLAGGEPRPAIYLSGGGMHNPLLVRRLHALLPGCDFFTTKDLGFDPDAKEAALFALLANETLVGQGQDFSAAIGIPAVSMGKISFPY